In a single window of the Papaver somniferum cultivar HN1 chromosome 8, ASM357369v1, whole genome shotgun sequence genome:
- the LOC113306183 gene encoding uncharacterized protein LOC113306183 — MTLKDVADKATANEAAINQLKSDFKSLSTDLTLQIDTLKASFKETLQENNRNLIQLLSKSNIPNRPEDAGGSHHHDDDNSNYFHQHHSAFVNHHHRIPKLDFPRFNEENPRGWIQKSERYFQLNDIEEHRKVDIAAIYLEGKAEKWCLNFQVNRNKITWQDLSTHLCARFENPVEENFVGSFNKLVQTNFVDEYYEEFESLKALVFRMNPSLSESYFGMSFLSGLKDDIGKSVSMFHPQTLANAFSLARLQEQKLQLVTPSPRPFSKSFITPYNSNRTYSPGPLPPKPIITSPKSNRTTPKSFFTPPLKSAPTHTIIKRLTQEEMDKRRAQGLCYNCDADTEGEEDIFEEAPESPIQSDVEISLHALTGSATGETIRIPGITNKKTVSVLIDTGSTTSFIYSKLVSSLQCTITPTPPMKVTVANGDQTTSLCICSKLQWSMQGHKFVEDLRVLPLGSCDIVLGADWLKQLGDVLFNFAKLSISFHYNNKKITLQGTTPKHSFLMMSSETEPSTFPPKRSLDHSIPLQPLSSPINQRAYKCSKLNSITIKDKFPIPIVDELLDELQGSVIFSKIDLRAGYHQIRVHEQDIHKTAFRTHQGHYEFKFMPFGLTNAPATLQALMNEIFQPYLRKFVLVFFDDILIYSHSMSEQLDHLRLFFSLLRQYHLFAKMYKCCFGQPSLEYFGHIVTAEGVSADPTKIACMQSWPVPKNIEELRGFLGLTGYYRKFVQHCGAISKPLTNLLKKNSFLWSSAATTAFEALKLAMSTTPVLALPDFTNPFVVESDASDLCIGVVLLQEGKPIAYFSKPLGPRARALSTYEKEFLAIVLAVQRWRQYLQGHKFNIRTDHQSIHYFLNKKITTSLQQKYLIKLLGFDYEIQYKKGTANIVVDALYRRPMTEAAFNAISLSTPSWIQDVIHSYDQDHKAAQIISQLLLQADSVLISPTKKAS; from the exons atgacGCTCAAAGATGTTGCTGATAAAGCTACTGCGAATGAAGCTGCTATCAATCAACTTAAATCTGATTTTAAATCACTTTCCACGGACCTTACTCTTCAGATCGATACATTGAAGGCTAGTTTCAAGGAAACTTTACAAGAGAATAATCGAAATCTCATTCAATTACTCAGTAAGTCCAACATTCCTAATCGTCCAGAAGATGCAGGTGGTTCACATCACCATGATGACGACAACTCAAACTActttcatcaacatcattctGCCTTTGTCAATCACCACCATCGAATTCCAAAGCTCGATTTTCCAAGATTTAATGAGGAAAATCCTAGAGGGTGGATCCAGAAGAGTGAACGCTATTTTCAACTCAACGACATTGAGGAACACAGGAAGGTTGACATAGCTGCCATCTACCTTGAAGGTAAGGCCGAGAAATGGTGTCTAAATTTTCAAGTTAATAGAAATAAAATTACATGGCAGGATTTATCTACTCATCTTTGTGCTCGATTTGAAAACCCTGTGGAGGAAAATTTTGTTGGCAGTTTCAATAAATTAGTGCAAACTAATTTTGTTGATGAGTATTATGAAGAGTTTGAATCACTCAAGGCTTTAGTGTTCAGAATGAACCCATCTTTGAGTGAATCCTACTTTGGTATGAGCTTTCTAAGTGGATTGAAGGATGACATTGGCAAATCTGTGTCTATGTTTCACCCACAAACTTTGGCTAAtgctttttcattagctagactaCAAGAACAAAAGCTTCAATTAGTGACTCCATCACCCAGGCCATTTTCAAAATCATTCATTACCCCTTACAATTCCAATAGAACATACTCCCCTGGCCCTTTACCACCTAAACCAATTATAACTTCACCTAAATCCAACCGTACAACACCAAAATCTTTTTTCACACCTCCATTAAAGTCTGCACCAACACATACTATCATTAAAAGACTTACTCAGGAGGAAATGGACAAAAGAAGAGCACAAGGGTTGTGTTACAATTGTGATGCA GATACTGAAGGAGAGGAAGACATTTTTGAAGAAGCACCTGAATCTCCCATACAATCTGATGTTGAAATATCTCTCCATGCTCTCACTGGCTCTGCCACTGGTGAGACAATAAGAATACCAGGTATCACCAACAAGAAGACTGTTTCTGTCCTTATTGACACAGGTAGCACCACAAGCTTCATTTATAGTAAATTGGTTTCTTCACTTCAATGTACTATCACACCAACTCCACCTATGAAGGTCACTGTTGCAAATGGAGACCAGACAACAAGCTTATGTATCTGTTCTAAGCTACAATGGAGCATGCAGGGACACAAATTTGTAGAAGATTTAAGAGTCTTGCCACTAGGGAGTTGTGACATAGTGCTTGGAGCAGATTGGTTAAAACAATTAGGTGATGTGCTTTTCAACTTTGCCAAACTCAGTATTTCTTTTCACTACAACAATAAGAAGATCACTTTACAGGGCACAACTCCTAAACACTCATTCTTGATGATGAGTAGTGAAACA GAACCCTCTACATTCCCACCTAAAAGAAGTCTTGATCATTCGATTCCCTTACAGCCATTGTCATCACCTATAAACCAAAGAGCCTATAAGTGCTC gaaACTCAATAGCATTACTATTAAAGATAAGTTTCCTATACCCATTGTAGATGAGCTACTAGATGAACTACAAGGGTCTGtcattttttctaaaattgatcTTAGAGCTGGCTATCATCAAATAAGAGTGCATGAACAAGACATCCACAAAACTGCATTCAGAACTCATCAAGGACATTATGAGTTTAAATTCATGCCCTTTGGCCTCACCAATGCTCCTGCTACACTCCAAGCACTGATGAATGAAATCTTTCAGCCATATTTGAGAAAATTTGTATTGgtgttctttgatgatattctcatctACAGTCATAGCATGAGTGAACAATTGGACCATCTCAGGCTATTTTTTTCTTTACTCAGACAATATCATCTATTTGCTAAAATGTATAAATGCTGTTTTGGACAACCTTCCTTGGAATATTTTGGCCATATAGTTACAGCCGAAGGGGTTTCTGCAGATCCAACAAAAATTGCTTGTATGCAGTCTTGGCCAGTACCTAAAAATATTGAGGAACTGAGGGGTTTCCTTGGCCTCACTGGATATTATAGGAAGTTTGTGCAGCACTGTGGAGCTATCAGCAAGCCACTCACCAACCTTCTCAAGAAAAATTCATTCCTATGGAGCTCAGCTGCTACAACTGCATTTGAGGCACTTAAATTAGCCATGAGCACTACACCTGTCTTGGCCTTGCCAGACTTTACCAATCCATTTGTAGTTGAAAGTGATGCCAGTGACCTGTGCATTGGAGTTGTACTACTTCAGGAAGGTAAACCTATAGCTTACTTCAGCAAGCCATTAGGACCCAGAGCTAGAGCACTTTCCACTTATGAGAAGGAATTCCTAGCCATTGTTCTGGCTGTGCAAAGGTGGAGGCAGTATTTACAAGGCCACAAGTTTAACATCAGGACAGATCATCAAAGTATTcattattttcttaacaaaaaaatCACTACTTCTCTACAACAAAAATATCTCATTAAACTTTTgggatttgattatgaaataCAATATAAGAAGGGTACTGCAAATATTGTTGTTGATGCTCTGTATAGAAGACCAATGACTGAAGCTGCTTTCAATGCAATATCTCTTTCTACACCATCATGGATACAAGATGTCATCCACAGTTATGACCAAGATCACAAAGCAGCACAAATTATTTCACAGCTACTTCTCCAAGCTGATAGTGTCCTCATTTCACCTACAAAGAAGGCATCTTAA
- the LOC113306850 gene encoding F-box protein At3g07870-like — MAWFVYGLTMAIENSCLWNPATTEYKEIPKSPNEFPNDNTDLFAFGYAHATGDYKLIKVVFFEDMEENYKEENSLVDVYSLGTNSWKSIQSIPYKFPFPRVAGALVNRALHWLGVKSAKDSSKAIVSVDICEESFQEIELPRVCLENKQDFRTVGVLEGCLCVIAFNGVKSHFDVWVMQDYGVRESWAIRFSIIQERVAGDLLLYGPKHGNTRELRKLTKMNELENYVESLVSLNSGTYLGINKNRRIHRSMKKRPKLNNVGKC, encoded by the coding sequence ATGGCTTGGTTTGTTTATGGATTGACGATGGCGATAGAGAATTCTTGTCTTTGGAATCCAGCCACTACAGAGTATAAGGAAATACCTAAATCACCTAATGAATTTCCGAACGATAATACTGACCTTTTTGCATTTGGTTATGCTCATGCAACTGGCGATTACAAGTTGATCAAAGTTGTATTTTTCGAGGATATGGAGGAAAACTATAAGGAGGAAAATTCTCTAGTCGACGTATATTCGCTGGGAACGAATTCATGGAAAAGCATTCAAAGCATTCCTTATAAGTTTCCTTTCCCTAGAGTAGCTGGGGCGCTTGTTAATAGAGCTCTGCACTGGTTAGGTGTAAAAAGTGCCAAAGACAGTTCCAAGGCTATAGTCTCTGTAGATATCTGCGAAGAGAGCTTCCAAGAAATTGAACTACCAAGAGTTTGTTTGGAAAATAAGCAGGATTTTAGGACTGTGGGAGTGTTGGAAGGGTGTCTATGTGTCATTGCTTTTAATGGTGTTAAATCTCATTTTGATGTGTGGGTGATGCAGGATTATGGAGTTCGGGAATCTTGGGCAATACGTTTTTCTATTATCCAAGAGCGGGTTGCTGGCGATTTACTTTTATATGGCCCGAAGCATGGAAATACTAGAGAACTACGCAAATTAACAAAAATGAATGAATTAGAAAATTATGTTGAAAGTCTGGTTTCACTCAACTCGGGTACCTATTTGGGgataaataaaaatagaagaatcCATAGAAGCATGAAGAAGAGGCCTAAATTGAACAATGTGGGCAAATGCTAG